One Phaseolus vulgaris cultivar G19833 chromosome 11, P. vulgaris v2.0, whole genome shotgun sequence genomic window carries:
- the LOC137838899 gene encoding uncharacterized protein, translating to MIDLPIRKVLQKLDVVGRMVRWAVELSEFDMQYEPRSPIKGQVYADFVVKLSSSATHHEAAGFRWVEYANRVLLRGLKRRLEKAKGTWAEEVPRIVWTYHTTPQSTTKETPFTLVYGSDAMIPLEIQENSPRFKNFVTEESNEERKVNLDLLDEVREEARIKAEALKRRVEYKYNSKLRPR from the exons ATGATAGACCTTCCCATTCGCAAGGTCTTGCAGAAGCTAGATGTGGTAGGAAGAATGGTGCGTTGGGCAGTAGAGCTATCAGAGTTCGATATGCAGTATGAGCCCAGAAGCCCTATCAAAGGGCAGGTTTATGCTGACTTCGTGGTAAAACTCTCCTCGTCAGCCACACACCATGAAGCAGCAGGTTTTAGATGG GTCGAGTATGCTAACCGAGTtctgctcagaggtctgaagagaaggctggagaaggccaaagggacATGGGCAGAGgaagttcctagaattgtgtggaCTTACCACACTACTCCTCAGTCCACTACCAAGGAAACACCCTTTACCTTGGTGTATGGTTCAGACGCAATGATTCCTCtagagatccaggagaactCGCCACGTTTCAAGAACTTCGTgactgaagagtccaatgaagaaagaaaagtgaacctggacctactggatgaagtaagggaggaagcaagaatcaaggctgaagctttgaagagaagggtggagtacaagtacaactccaagctaAGACCTCGATAG